In the genome of Pseudomonas sp. HS6, one region contains:
- a CDS encoding MFS transporter, whose product MPLSLLILALSAFAIGTTEFVIMGLLPDVAADLGVSIPGAGWLVTGYALGVAIGAPFMAMATAKLPRKAALVTLMGIFIIGNLLCAIATDYEVLMFARVVTALCHGAFFGIGSVVAANLVAPNKRASAVALMFTGLTLANVLGVPLGTALGQEAGWRSTFWAVTVIGVIALIGLIRFLPAKRDEEKLDMRAELAALKGAGIWLSLSMTALFAASVFTLFTYVAPLLGDVTGVSPRGVTWTLMLIGLGLTVGNIIGGKMADKGLAATLIGVFIAMAVTSTVLTWTSVALIPTEITLFLWATACFAAVPALQVNVVTYGQAAPNLVSTLNIGAFNVGNALGAWVGGSVIAHGYGLTSVPLAAAALAVLALLVTLITFRQNGNPELATAN is encoded by the coding sequence ATGCCCCTCTCGCTTCTCATACTCGCCCTGAGCGCCTTCGCCATCGGCACCACCGAGTTCGTCATCATGGGCCTGCTGCCCGATGTGGCGGCGGATCTCGGTGTGTCGATTCCCGGCGCCGGCTGGCTGGTGACCGGCTACGCCCTGGGCGTGGCGATTGGTGCACCGTTCATGGCAATGGCCACTGCAAAACTGCCGCGCAAGGCTGCACTGGTAACGCTGATGGGCATCTTCATTATCGGCAACCTGCTCTGCGCCATCGCCACTGACTACGAGGTGCTGATGTTCGCCCGAGTCGTCACTGCCCTGTGCCACGGTGCGTTCTTCGGCATCGGCTCGGTGGTCGCGGCCAACCTGGTGGCGCCGAACAAACGCGCCTCGGCCGTGGCCCTGATGTTCACCGGCCTGACCCTGGCCAACGTGCTGGGCGTGCCGCTGGGCACCGCGCTCGGTCAGGAAGCCGGCTGGCGCTCGACCTTCTGGGCAGTGACCGTGATCGGTGTGATCGCGCTGATCGGCCTGATCCGCTTCCTGCCGGCCAAGCGTGACGAAGAAAAACTCGACATGCGCGCCGAACTGGCCGCGCTCAAAGGCGCCGGCATCTGGCTGTCCTTGAGCATGACCGCGTTGTTCGCCGCCTCGGTGTTCACTCTGTTCACTTATGTCGCGCCGCTGCTGGGCGATGTCACTGGCGTTTCGCCTCGTGGCGTGACCTGGACCCTGATGTTGATCGGCCTGGGCCTGACCGTCGGCAACATCATCGGCGGCAAGATGGCCGACAAAGGCCTGGCCGCGACGCTGATCGGCGTGTTCATCGCCATGGCCGTGACCTCCACCGTACTGACCTGGACCAGCGTCGCGCTGATCCCCACCGAAATCACCCTGTTCCTCTGGGCCACCGCGTGTTTCGCCGCCGTGCCGGCCCTGCAGGTGAACGTCGTGACCTACGGCCAGGCCGCACCGAACCTGGTGTCGACCCTGAACATCGGCGCCTTCAACGTCGGCAACGCCCTCGGCGCTTGGGTCGGAGGCAGCGTCATCGCCCACGGCTACGGCCTGACCAGCGTGCCTCTTGCTGCCGCAGCACTCGCGGTCCTGGCCCTGCTGGTGACCCTGATCACATTCCGCCAGAACGGCAATCCCGAACTGGCCACCGCTAACTGA
- a CDS encoding alkene reductase, with amino-acid sequence MATIFDPIKLGDLELSNRIIMAPLTRCRADEGRVPNALMAEYYVQRASAGLILSEATSVTPMGVGYPDTPGIWSNDQVRGWTNVTKAVHAAGGKIVLQLWHVGRVSHPSYLNGEAPVAPSAIQPKGHVSLVRPLADFPTPRALETAEIADIVDAYRVGAENAKAAGFDGVEIHGANGYLLDQFLQSSTNQRTDNYGGSLENRARLLLEVTDAAIEVWGAGRVGVHLAPRADSHDMGDDNLAETFTYVARELGKRGIAFICSREKEGADSLGPQLKEAFGGAYIANERFTKDSANAWLAEGKADAVAFGIPFIANPDLPARLKADAPLNQPHPETFYGKGAVGYLDYPTL; translated from the coding sequence ATGGCAACAATTTTCGATCCGATCAAACTGGGCGACCTCGAGCTGTCCAACCGCATCATCATGGCGCCGCTGACCCGCTGCCGCGCCGACGAAGGCCGCGTACCAAACGCACTGATGGCCGAGTACTACGTACAACGCGCCTCGGCCGGCCTGATCCTCAGCGAAGCCACTTCGGTGACCCCGATGGGCGTCGGTTACCCGGACACCCCGGGCATCTGGTCCAACGATCAGGTGCGCGGCTGGACCAACGTGACCAAGGCTGTTCACGCGGCCGGCGGCAAGATCGTCCTGCAACTGTGGCACGTTGGCCGGGTCTCCCACCCGTCGTACCTGAACGGCGAAGCGCCAGTTGCACCGAGCGCCATCCAGCCTAAAGGCCACGTCAGCCTGGTTCGCCCGCTGGCCGACTTCCCGACGCCACGCGCGCTGGAAACCGCTGAAATCGCCGACATCGTCGACGCCTACCGCGTCGGCGCAGAAAACGCCAAGGCTGCCGGCTTCGACGGCGTGGAAATCCACGGCGCCAACGGTTACCTGCTCGACCAGTTCCTGCAAAGCAGCACCAACCAGCGCACCGACAACTACGGCGGCTCCCTGGAAAACCGTGCCCGTCTGCTGCTGGAAGTGACCGACGCTGCGATCGAAGTCTGGGGCGCCGGCCGTGTCGGTGTACACCTGGCACCGCGCGCCGACTCCCATGACATGGGCGACGACAACCTGGCCGAAACCTTCACCTACGTCGCCCGCGAACTGGGCAAGCGTGGCATTGCCTTCATCTGCTCCCGCGAGAAAGAAGGCGCCGACAGCCTCGGCCCGCAACTGAAAGAAGCCTTCGGCGGCGCTTACATCGCCAACGAACGCTTCACCAAGGACAGCGCCAACGCGTGGCTGGCCGAGGGCAAGGCTGACGCCGTGGCATTCGGTATCCCGTTCATTGCCAACCCGGACCTGCCGGCACGCTTGAAGGCCGATGCGCCGCTGAACCAACCGCACCCGGAAACCTTCTACGGCAAAGGCGCGGTCGGTTACCTCGACTACCCGACGTTGTAA
- the emhR gene encoding efflux system transcriptional repressor EmhR codes for MVRRTKEEAQETRSQILEAAEKAFYERGVARTTLADIATMAGVTRGAIYWHFSNKADLLQAMLDTLHEPLDELAKASESEDEVDPLGCMRKLLIHLFHQVTLDPKTRRINEILFHKCEFTDEMCDLRQQRRTASLDCNLRIGLTLRNAVNRGQLPEDLDTARAAISIHAYIDGLLYGWLLAPDSFELHAEAERWVDTGLDMLRLSPSLRK; via the coding sequence ATGGTCCGTCGTACCAAAGAGGAAGCTCAAGAGACACGAAGCCAGATACTCGAAGCGGCCGAGAAAGCTTTTTATGAGCGGGGCGTTGCGCGCACGACGCTGGCGGACATCGCGACGATGGCCGGCGTGACGCGCGGCGCCATTTACTGGCACTTCAGCAACAAGGCCGACCTGTTGCAGGCGATGCTCGATACGCTGCATGAGCCGCTGGACGAGTTGGCGAAGGCCAGCGAAAGCGAGGACGAAGTCGATCCATTGGGCTGCATGCGCAAGCTGCTGATTCATTTGTTTCATCAAGTTACGCTCGACCCGAAGACCCGGCGTATCAATGAGATTCTGTTTCATAAGTGCGAGTTCACCGATGAAATGTGCGATCTGCGCCAGCAGCGCCGGACGGCCAGCCTCGATTGCAATCTGCGAATCGGCCTGACCCTGCGTAATGCGGTGAATCGTGGCCAGTTGCCGGAAGATCTCGACACTGCCCGTGCGGCCATCAGTATTCATGCCTATATCGATGGCCTCCTTTATGGATGGCTCCTGGCGCCGGACAGCTTTGAGCTGCATGCCGAAGCCGAGCGCTGGGTCGATACTGGGTTGGACATGCTGCGCCTGAGCCCCAGCCTGCGCAAATGA
- the emhA gene encoding efflux RND transporter periplasmic adaptor subunit EmhA — MQFKPAVTALVTAVALASLLSGCKKEEAAPAAPPPQVGVVTLQPQAFTLTSELPGRTSAFRIAEVRPQVNGIILKRLFKEGGDVKAGQQLYQIDPSVYEATLKSAEANLRSTKSISDRYKQLVDEQAVSRQEYDTAVSNRLQSEASLQSAQINVRYTKVYAPISGRIGRSSVTEGALVSSGQTDAMAVIQQLDPIYVDVTQSSVELLELRRELESGRLQKAGDNAAAVKLTLEDGSQYKLDGKLEFSEVSVDPTTGSVTLRAVFPNPDHTLLPGMFVRAQLQAGVNAAAILAPQQGVTRDLKGTPTALVVGADNKVELRQLKASRTVGSQWLIEDGLKAGDRLITEGLQFVRPGVQVNPTEATNVAKNPAPAKADDKAYGGKGE; from the coding sequence ATGCAATTCAAGCCAGCTGTTACCGCTCTGGTCACTGCCGTCGCCCTGGCATCGCTGCTCAGCGGATGTAAAAAGGAAGAGGCGGCTCCCGCCGCACCACCTCCTCAGGTCGGCGTCGTCACCCTGCAACCACAAGCCTTTACCCTCACGTCGGAACTGCCGGGGCGCACCAGTGCGTTCCGCATCGCTGAAGTCCGTCCGCAGGTCAACGGCATCATTCTCAAGCGCCTGTTCAAGGAAGGCGGCGATGTCAAAGCCGGCCAGCAGCTGTATCAGATCGATCCGTCGGTCTATGAAGCGACCCTGAAAAGCGCCGAAGCCAACCTGCGTTCGACCAAGTCGATCTCCGACCGCTACAAGCAACTGGTCGACGAGCAGGCCGTGAGCCGTCAGGAATACGACACCGCCGTGTCCAACCGCCTGCAATCGGAAGCTTCGCTGCAGAGCGCGCAGATCAACGTGCGTTACACCAAGGTCTACGCGCCGATCTCCGGGCGTATCGGTCGTTCTTCGGTGACCGAAGGCGCACTGGTCAGCAGCGGTCAGACCGATGCGATGGCCGTGATCCAGCAACTGGACCCGATCTACGTCGACGTCACCCAGTCTTCGGTCGAATTGCTGGAGCTGCGTCGCGAACTGGAAAGCGGCCGCCTGCAGAAGGCCGGCGATAACGCCGCTGCGGTCAAGCTGACCCTGGAAGACGGCAGCCAGTACAAACTCGACGGTAAGCTGGAATTCTCCGAAGTGTCGGTCGACCCGACCACGGGTTCCGTGACCCTGCGTGCCGTGTTCCCGAACCCGGATCACACTCTGTTGCCAGGCATGTTCGTTCGCGCCCAGTTGCAGGCCGGTGTCAACGCCGCCGCCATCCTGGCGCCGCAACAAGGCGTGACCCGTGACCTCAAGGGCACGCCGACCGCGCTGGTCGTCGGTGCGGACAACAAGGTCGAACTGCGTCAGCTCAAGGCCAGCCGTACCGTCGGCAGCCAGTGGCTGATCGAAGACGGCCTGAAAGCCGGCGATCGACTGATCACTGAAGGGCTGCAATTCGTCCGTCCTGGTGTTCAGGTCAACCCGACCGAAGCGACCAACGTAGCCAAGAACCCGGCACCCGCCAAGGCAGATGACAAAGCCTACGGCGGCAAAGGGGAGTAA
- the emhB gene encoding efflux RND transporter permease subunit EmhB: protein MSKFFIDRPIFAWVIALVIMLVGALSILKLPINQYPSIAPPAIAISVTYPGASAQTVQDTVVQVIEQQLNGIDNLRYVSSESNSDGSMTITATFEQGTNSDTAQVQVQNKLNLATPLLPQEVQQQGIRVTKAVKNFLLVIGVVSRDGSMSKDDLSNYIVSNMQDPISRTAGVGDFQVFGAQYAMRIWLDPAKLNKYNLTPADVSAAISAQNVQISSGQLGGLPALPGQQLNATIIGKTRLQTAEQFKAILLKVNQDGSQVRIGDVADVGLGGENSSIAAQFNGKPASGLAVKLANGANALDTAKALRKTIDDLKPFFPQGMEVVFPYDTTPVVTESIKGVVETLVEAIVLVFLVMFLFLQNFRATVITTMTVPVVLLGTFGILAAAGFSINTLTMFGMVLAIGLLVDDAIVVVENVERVMAEEGLSPKEATKKSMGQIQGALVGIALVLSAVLLPMAFFSGSTGVIYKQFSITIVSAMALSVLVALIFTPALCATMLKAIPKGEHGMPKRGFFGWFNRNFDRSVRSYERGVGNMLQRKAPYLLAYLLIVVGMIWLFTRIPTAFLPEEDQGVLFAQVQTPAGSSAERTQVVIDEMRTYLLDKESSSVASVFTVNGFNFAGRGQSSGLAFIMLKPWHERDASNSVFALAQRAQQHFFTFRDAMVFAFAPPAVLELGNATGFDVFLQDRAGIGHDKLMEARNQFLGMAAQSKVLYQVRPNGLNDEPQYHLEIDDEKAQALGLSLSDINSTLSISFGSSYVNDFIDRGRVKKVYVQGQPGSRMSPEDLKKWYVRNSAGTMVPFSAFAKGEWIYGSPKLARYNGVEAMEILGSPAPGYSTGEAMAEVEAIAAKLPPGVGISWTGLSYEERLSGSQAPALYALSLLMVFLCLAALYESWSIPIAVMLVVPLGIIGALMATSLRGLSNDVYFQVGLLTTIGLAAKNAILIVEFAKELHEQGRSLRDAAIEACRMRLRPIIMTSLAFVLGVVPLAISTGAGSGSQHAIGTGVIGGMLTATILAIFWVPLFFVTVSSLGQRKNAGKDDAIETPKEAGQ, encoded by the coding sequence ATGTCGAAATTTTTTATCGACCGTCCGATTTTCGCCTGGGTAATTGCCCTGGTGATCATGCTGGTCGGGGCACTATCGATCCTCAAGTTGCCGATCAACCAGTACCCGAGCATTGCGCCACCGGCCATTGCGATTTCCGTGACCTACCCGGGTGCTTCGGCACAGACGGTTCAGGACACCGTGGTGCAGGTGATCGAGCAACAGCTCAACGGTATCGACAACCTGCGTTATGTGTCGTCGGAAAGTAACTCCGACGGCAGCATGACCATCACCGCGACCTTCGAGCAAGGCACCAACTCCGACACCGCGCAGGTCCAGGTCCAGAACAAGCTGAACCTGGCCACCCCGCTGTTGCCGCAAGAAGTGCAGCAACAGGGTATCCGCGTGACCAAGGCAGTGAAAAACTTCCTGCTGGTGATCGGCGTGGTATCGCGTGACGGCAGCATGTCCAAGGACGACCTGTCCAACTACATCGTGTCGAACATGCAGGACCCGATCTCGCGGACCGCCGGTGTCGGTGACTTCCAGGTCTTCGGTGCCCAGTACGCGATGCGCATCTGGCTCGACCCGGCCAAGCTGAACAAGTACAACCTGACCCCGGCCGATGTCAGCGCCGCGATCTCGGCGCAGAACGTGCAGATTTCCTCCGGTCAGCTCGGCGGTCTGCCGGCGCTGCCAGGCCAGCAACTGAACGCCACGATCATCGGCAAGACCCGTCTGCAGACTGCCGAGCAGTTCAAGGCGATTCTGCTGAAGGTCAACCAGGATGGCTCGCAAGTGCGTATCGGTGATGTCGCCGACGTCGGTCTGGGCGGTGAAAACTCCAGCATCGCGGCGCAGTTCAACGGCAAACCGGCTTCCGGTCTGGCGGTGAAACTGGCCAACGGTGCCAACGCCCTCGACACCGCCAAAGCTCTGCGCAAGACGATTGACGACCTCAAGCCGTTCTTCCCGCAAGGCATGGAAGTGGTGTTCCCGTACGACACCACTCCGGTGGTGACCGAATCGATCAAGGGTGTAGTTGAAACCCTGGTCGAAGCGATCGTGCTGGTGTTCCTGGTGATGTTCCTGTTCCTGCAGAACTTCCGCGCCACCGTCATCACCACGATGACCGTGCCGGTGGTATTGCTCGGTACGTTCGGCATCCTCGCGGCCGCCGGTTTCAGCATCAACACCCTGACCATGTTCGGTATGGTATTGGCCATCGGCTTGCTGGTGGACGACGCCATCGTCGTGGTGGAGAACGTCGAGCGGGTGATGGCCGAAGAAGGCCTGTCACCGAAGGAGGCGACCAAGAAGTCCATGGGCCAGATCCAGGGCGCACTGGTCGGTATCGCGCTCGTTCTGTCGGCGGTACTGCTGCCGATGGCGTTCTTCAGCGGCTCCACTGGTGTGATCTACAAACAGTTCTCGATCACCATCGTTTCGGCCATGGCCCTGTCGGTCCTGGTCGCGCTGATCTTCACCCCGGCACTCTGCGCCACCATGCTCAAGGCGATTCCGAAAGGCGAGCACGGCATGCCGAAGCGCGGTTTCTTCGGCTGGTTCAACCGCAACTTCGATCGTAGCGTTCGCAGTTACGAGCGCGGTGTCGGCAACATGCTGCAGCGCAAGGCGCCGTATCTGTTGGCCTACCTGTTGATCGTGGTCGGCATGATCTGGCTGTTCACCCGCATTCCGACCGCGTTCCTGCCGGAAGAAGACCAGGGCGTACTGTTCGCCCAGGTACAGACGCCTGCCGGTTCCAGTGCCGAACGCACGCAGGTGGTGATCGATGAAATGCGTACCTACCTGCTGGATAAAGAGTCCAGTTCGGTAGCCTCGGTGTTCACCGTGAACGGCTTCAACTTCGCCGGTCGCGGCCAGAGCTCCGGTCTGGCGTTCATCATGCTCAAGCCATGGCACGAGCGTGACGCGAGCAACAGCGTGTTCGCACTGGCTCAACGCGCCCAGCAGCACTTCTTCACTTTCCGCGATGCGATGGTGTTTGCTTTCGCCCCTCCGGCCGTACTGGAGCTGGGTAACGCCACCGGTTTCGACGTGTTCCTGCAGGACCGCGCCGGTATCGGTCACGACAAACTGATGGAAGCCCGTAACCAGTTCCTCGGCATGGCCGCGCAGAGCAAGGTGCTCTACCAGGTGCGTCCGAACGGTCTGAACGACGAGCCGCAATACCATTTGGAAATCGACGACGAGAAAGCCCAGGCCCTTGGCTTGAGCCTTTCCGACATCAACAGCACCCTGTCGATCTCCTTCGGTAGTAGCTACGTCAACGACTTCATCGACCGCGGTCGTGTGAAGAAGGTTTATGTGCAAGGCCAGCCTGGCTCGCGCATGAGCCCGGAAGACCTGAAGAAGTGGTACGTGCGCAACAGCGCGGGCACCATGGTTCCGTTCTCCGCGTTCGCCAAGGGCGAGTGGATCTACGGTTCGCCAAAACTGGCGCGCTACAACGGTGTAGAAGCGATGGAGATCCTCGGTTCTCCGGCGCCGGGCTACTCGACCGGTGAAGCGATGGCCGAAGTCGAAGCGATTGCCGCCAAGCTGCCGCCAGGTGTCGGTATCTCCTGGACCGGTCTGTCCTACGAGGAACGTCTGTCCGGCTCGCAAGCGCCAGCGCTGTACGCTCTGTCGCTGCTGATGGTGTTCCTGTGCCTCGCCGCGCTGTATGAAAGCTGGTCGATTCCGATCGCGGTCATGCTCGTGGTGCCTCTGGGGATCATCGGTGCGCTGATGGCTACCAGCCTGCGGGGTCTGTCGAACGACGTGTACTTCCAGGTGGGTCTGTTGACGACCATCGGTCTGGCAGCTAAAAACGCCATTCTGATCGTTGAATTTGCCAAGGAGCTGCACGAGCAAGGGCGCAGTCTGCGCGATGCGGCGATCGAAGCCTGCCGCATGCGTCTGCGACCGATCATCATGACGTCGCTGGCTTTCGTCCTCGGTGTTGTACCGTTGGCGATCTCGACCGGCGCAGGCTCGGGCAGTCAACACGCGATCGGTACAGGCGTAATTGGCGGTATGCTCACGGCCACGATCCTGGCGATCTTCTGGGTCCCACTGTTCTTCGTCACTGTGTCGTCCTTGGGCCAGCGCAAAAACGCCGGCAAGGATGACGCCATAGAAACTCCTAAAGAGGCTGGCCAATGA
- the emhC gene encoding efflux RND transporter outer membrane subunit EmhC, translating into MSKSLLSIAVAAFVLSGCSLIPDYQQPQAPVAAQFPQGPAYSPAQAPAQAAAEQGWKQFFHDPALQQLIQVALENNRDLRVAALNIDAYAAQYRIQRADLFPAVSANASGSRQRVPARASQTGEASITSSYTATVGISAYELDLFGRVRSLSEQALQQYFATEEARRSTQISLVASVANAYLTWQADKELLKLTQDTLGAFEESYKLTSRSNEVGVASALDLAQSRTSVENARAQLARYTRQVAQDENSLTLLLGTGVPANLQAAKPLADDLLSDVPAGLPSDLLQRRPDILQAEYNLKAANANIGAARAAFFPSISLTANAGSLSPDLSGLFKGGSGTWLFQPQINLPIFNAGSLRASLDYAKIQKDIGVANYEKSIQTAFQEVADGLAARQTYTEQLQAQRDFVQANQDYYRLAERRYRIGVDSNLTFLDAQRQLFSAQQALITDRLAQLTSAVNLYKALGGGWNAQTAQNEPLKEEAPKMKLF; encoded by the coding sequence ATGAGCAAGTCGCTACTCTCCATCGCAGTCGCCGCCTTCGTGCTGAGCGGTTGCTCGCTGATACCGGATTATCAGCAGCCGCAAGCACCGGTGGCCGCGCAATTCCCGCAGGGCCCGGCGTACTCGCCGGCCCAGGCACCGGCGCAGGCCGCTGCCGAGCAAGGCTGGAAGCAGTTTTTCCATGACCCTGCCCTGCAACAGCTGATCCAGGTCGCCCTGGAAAACAACCGCGACCTGCGTGTCGCGGCGTTGAACATCGACGCCTACGCGGCTCAGTACCGCATCCAGCGTGCCGACCTGTTCCCGGCCGTTTCGGCCAATGCCAGCGGCAGCCGTCAGCGGGTTCCGGCCCGTGCGTCGCAGACCGGTGAAGCGAGCATCACCAGTTCCTACACCGCCACCGTCGGCATCAGCGCCTACGAGCTCGACCTGTTCGGTCGGGTTCGCAGCCTGAGCGAACAAGCGCTGCAACAATACTTCGCCACCGAAGAAGCGCGCCGCAGCACCCAGATCAGCCTGGTGGCCAGCGTGGCCAATGCCTACCTGACCTGGCAGGCCGACAAGGAACTGCTGAAGCTGACTCAGGACACCCTCGGTGCCTTCGAGGAAAGCTACAAGCTGACCAGCCGCAGCAACGAGGTCGGTGTGGCCTCGGCGCTGGACCTGGCGCAGTCGCGCACCTCGGTCGAGAACGCTCGTGCACAACTGGCGCGCTACACCCGCCAGGTCGCTCAGGACGAAAACAGCCTGACCCTGCTGCTCGGCACCGGCGTGCCGGCCAACCTGCAAGCGGCCAAACCGCTGGCCGACGACCTGCTCAGCGATGTGCCGGCCGGTTTGCCGTCGGATCTGCTGCAACGTCGTCCGGACATCCTTCAGGCCGAGTACAACCTGAAGGCCGCCAACGCCAACATCGGCGCGGCCCGTGCAGCGTTCTTCCCGAGCATCAGCCTGACCGCCAACGCGGGCAGCCTGAGCCCGGACCTGTCCGGCCTGTTCAAGGGTGGTTCGGGCACGTGGCTGTTCCAGCCGCAGATCAACCTGCCGATCTTCAACGCCGGCAGCCTGCGCGCCAGCCTCGACTACGCCAAGATCCAGAAAGACATCGGCGTGGCGAACTACGAGAAGTCCATTCAAACGGCCTTCCAGGAAGTCGCCGATGGCCTGGCCGCGCGCCAGACCTACACCGAGCAGTTGCAGGCGCAGCGTGACTTCGTTCAGGCCAACCAGGACTACTACCGTCTGGCCGAGCGTCGCTACCGCATTGGCGTCGACAGCAACCTGACCTTCCTCGATGCCCAGCGTCAGCTGTTCAGCGCCCAACAGGCCCTGATCACCGACCGCCTCGCGCAGCTGACCAGTGCGGTCAACCTGTACAAGGCCCTGGGCGGTGGCTGGAATGCGCAAACCGCGCAGAACGAGCCGCTGAAAGAAGAAGCGCCAAAGATGAAGTTGTTCTGA
- a CDS encoding OprD family porin, with amino-acid sequence MTQPTAPHVFPGLIALALVGAALPVAAEEAGFIEGAKADLNLRNFYINRNFTNPTKAQGMAQEWTQNFILDAKSGFTQGTVGFGMDVLGLYSVKLDGGKGTGGTQALPLDHDGHPADNFGRTNVAFKAKLSQTEIKVGEWMPVLPILRSDDGRSLPQTFRGGQITSKEIAGLTLYGGQFRANSPRDDSSMSDMSMFGKAAFTSDRFNFQGGEYAFNDKRTQIGLWNAELKDIYSQQYVNLTHSQPLGDWTLGANLGFFYGKDDGSARAGELDNKTWSGMFSARYGGNTFYVGLQKLTGDSAWMRVNGTSGGTLANDSYNSSYDNAQERSWQLRHDYNFAALGVPGLTLMNRYISGDNVHTGTITDGKEWGRESELGYTVQSGTLKNLNVRWRNSTMRRDFSNNEFDENRLIISYPISLL; translated from the coding sequence ATGACCCAACCCACTGCGCCGCATGTATTTCCCGGCCTGATCGCCCTCGCACTGGTCGGCGCCGCTTTGCCCGTCGCGGCCGAAGAGGCCGGTTTCATCGAAGGGGCCAAGGCCGATCTGAACCTGCGCAACTTCTACATCAACCGCAATTTCACCAATCCGACCAAGGCCCAGGGCATGGCGCAGGAGTGGACGCAGAACTTCATCCTCGACGCCAAATCCGGTTTCACCCAGGGCACCGTCGGTTTCGGCATGGACGTATTGGGGTTGTACTCGGTGAAACTCGATGGCGGCAAAGGCACCGGCGGTACCCAGGCGTTGCCGCTGGATCATGACGGTCACCCGGCGGACAACTTCGGCCGCACCAACGTGGCGTTCAAGGCCAAACTGTCGCAGACCGAAATCAAGGTCGGCGAATGGATGCCGGTGCTGCCGATCCTGCGTTCGGACGACGGCCGCTCGCTGCCGCAGACCTTTCGCGGCGGGCAGATCACCTCGAAGGAAATCGCCGGCCTGACCCTGTACGGCGGCCAGTTCCGCGCCAACAGTCCCCGTGATGACAGCAGCATGAGCGACATGTCGATGTTCGGCAAAGCGGCGTTCACCTCCGACCGCTTCAACTTTCAGGGCGGCGAATACGCGTTCAATGACAAGCGCACGCAGATCGGCCTGTGGAACGCCGAACTCAAGGACATCTACAGCCAGCAGTACGTCAATCTGACCCACAGCCAGCCGCTGGGCGACTGGACCCTGGGCGCCAACCTCGGTTTCTTCTACGGCAAGGACGACGGCAGCGCCCGGGCCGGCGAGCTCGACAACAAGACCTGGTCGGGGATGTTCTCTGCGCGATACGGCGGCAACACTTTCTACGTCGGCCTGCAAAAACTCACGGGCGACAGCGCCTGGATGCGCGTCAACGGCACCAGCGGCGGCACCCTCGCCAACGACAGCTACAACTCAAGCTACGACAACGCCCAGGAACGTTCCTGGCAACTGCGCCACGACTACAACTTCGCCGCCCTCGGCGTTCCCGGCCTGACCCTGATGAACCGCTACATCAGCGGCGACAACGTCCACACCGGTACGATCACCGATGGCAAGGAATGGGGCCGCGAATCGGAACTGGGCTACACCGTGCAGAGCGGCACGCTCAAGAACCTGAACGTCAGATGGCGCAACTCGACCATGCGCCGCGACTTCAGCA